A genomic stretch from Arachis stenosperma cultivar V10309 chromosome 3, arast.V10309.gnm1.PFL2, whole genome shotgun sequence includes:
- the LOC130968787 gene encoding aldehyde dehydrogenase family 7 member A1, with product MGSEDKGLGFFKEIGLASNNIGSYINGQWKANGSSTTSLSPSNNQAIAQVTEPTLQDYEEGLNACNEAAKIWMTVPAPKRGEIVRQIGEALRAKLEPLGKLVSLEMGKILPEGIGEVQEIIDMCDYAVGLSRQLNGQIIPSERPDHMMLETWNPLGIVGVITAFNFPCAVLGWNACIALVCGNCVVWKGAPTTPLITIAVTKLVAEVLEKNNLPGAIFTSFCGGAEIGQAIAKDTRIPLVSFTGSTKVGLTVQKTVNERFGKCLLELSGNNAIIVMDDADIKLAVRSILFAAVGTAGQRCTTCRRLFVHESIYKDVLDQLVEVYKQVKIGDPLEKGTLVGPLHTRSSVENFKNGISAIKSQAWKILTGGSIVDSEGNFVQPTIVEISPDAPVVKEELFGPVLYVMKFQTLEEAIILNNSVPQGLSSSIFTRRPEAIFKWIGPRGSDCGIVNVNIPTNGAEIGGAFGGEKATGGGREAGSDSWKQYMRRSTCTINYGSELPLAQGINFG from the exons ATGGGTTCGGAGGACAAAGGGTTGGGGTTCTTTAAGGAGATCGGTTTGGCTTccaacaatattggctcttaCATTAACGGCCAATGGAAGGCCAACggttcttcaaccacttctctTAGTCCTTCTAACAATCAG GCTATTGCTCAAGTGACCGAACCAACTTTGCAAGATTATGAGGAGGGATTGAATGCTTGCAATGAAGCAGCTAAAATATGGATGACA GTTCCAGCGCCTAAGAGAGGTGAGATTGTAAGACAGATTGGTGAAGCATTAAGGGCTAAGTTGGAGCCTCTTGGTAAATTGGTGTCTCTTGAGATGGGGAAAATTCTTCCCGAAGGAATCGGGGAGGTTCAG GAAATTATCGACATGTGTGATTATGCTGTTGGGCTAAGCAGGCAATTGAATGGACAAATTATACCATCAGAAC GTCCGGACCACATGATGCTTGAG ACATGGAACCCCCTGGGAATAGTTGGCGTGATAACTGCTTTCAACTTTCCATGTGCTGTTCTAG GGTGGAATGCTTGCATTGCATTAGTCTGTGGTAACTGTGTTGTCTG GAAGGGCGCTCCAACAACTCCATTGATAACTATTGCTGTGACAAAGCTAGTAGCTGAAGTTCTTGAGAAGAACAACTTGCCTGGTGCAATATTCACCTCTTTCTGTGGAGGTGCGGAAATTGGTCAGGCAATAGCAAAAGACACACGCATTCCCCTGGTCTCATTTACTGGAAGTACAAAG GTCGGCTTGACGGTCCAGAAAACAGTTAATGAAAGATTTGGCAAATGCCTGCTTGAGCTAAGTGGTAACAATGCAATTATAGTCATGGATGATGCAGACATCAAACTTGCTGTGCGCTCTATTCTGTTTGCTGCTGTAGGAACTGCTGGTCAGCGTTGCACAACATGCCGTAGACTG TTTGTGCATGAGAGTATTTACAAAGATGTACTAGATCAACTTGTTGAAGTCTACAAACAAGTAAAAATTGGGGACCCCCTCGAGAAAGGGACTCTAGTTGGCCCCTTGCATACTCGTTCTTCAGTGGAAAACTTCAAGAATGGTATTTCAGCCATAAAATCACAGGCAT GGAAGATCTTAACAGGTGGGTCCATAGTAGATTCGGAAGGAAATTTTGTACAACCGACAATTGTTGAGATTTCTCCAGATGCTCCTGTAGTTAAAGAGGAATTGTTTGGTCCAGTACTATATGTTATGAAATTTCAG ACTCTAGAAGAAGCAATTATCTTGAACAATTCTGTTCCTCAAGGGCTGAGTAGTTCAATCTTCACAAGACGACCTGAAGCTATATTCAAGTGGATTGG GCCACGAGGTAGTGATTGTGGTATAGTGAATGTAAACATACCGACAAATGGAGCTGAGATTGGTGGTGCCTTTGGTGGGGAAAAGGCGACCGGCGGTGGTCGTGAAGCAGGAAGTGACTCTTGGAAGCAATACATGCGCCGTTCTACATG TACCATCAATTATGGAAGTGAACTCCCATTAGCTCAGGGAATAAACTTTGGCTAG